The following proteins are encoded in a genomic region of Ictalurus furcatus strain D&B chromosome 6, Billie_1.0, whole genome shotgun sequence:
- the pdxka gene encoding pyridoxal (pyridoxine, vitamin B6) kinase a, with amino-acid sequence MDCRVLSIQSHVVRGYVGNKSATFPLQVLGFEVDSINSVQFSNHTGYEHWKGQVLTADELHVLYEGIKLNKVNHYDYVLTGYSRDVSFLEMVVDIVQELKSVNPRLVYVCDPVMGDNGSMYVPEALLPVYRDKVVPVCDIITPNQFEAELLTGRKISTEKDAVEAMDLLHAMGPDTVVITSSDLLSSLGDQYLVVLGSQNTVTADGSEEKQRIRLDIPKVDAVFVGTGDLFAAMLLAWTHRHPNDLKKACEKTVSVMQHVIKRTITYATEVAGPDRRPSPAQLELRMVQSKADIEDPAVTVNAVVL; translated from the exons ATGGACTGTCGAGTGCTGTCAATTCAGAGTCACGTGGTTAGGGGATACGTTGGAAACAAGTCAGCCACCTTTCCTTTACAG GTGCTTGGCTTTGAAGTGGACTCTATAAACTCAGTACAATTCTCCAATCACACAG GTTACGAGCACTGGAAAGGACAAGTGCTAACTGCAGATGAGCTACACGTCCTTTACGAAGGGATTAAACTCAACAAAGTCAACCATTATGACTACGTGCTTACAG GTTACTCCAGGGATGTGTCTTTCCTGGAGATGGTGGTGGACATTGTGCAGGAGCTGAAGAGTGTCAACCCCAGGCTTGTCTATG TATGTGATCCAGTCATGGGAGATAATGGATCAATG TACGTTCCAGAAGCCCTGCTGCCTGTGTACAGGGATAAAGTGGTGCCAGTATGCGACATCATTACGCCCAACCAGTTTGAGGCCGA GCTCCTGACGGGAAGAAAGATCAGTACGGAAAAAGATGCAGTTGAG GCAATGGATCTGCTGCATGCTATGGGTCCCGACACTGTGGTCATCACCAGCTCAGACCTGCTCTCTTCTCTGGGAGATCAGTATCTAGTGGTCTTGGGTAGCCAGAACACAG TGACAGCAGATGGCAGTGAAGAGAAGCAGCGTATCAGGTTGGACATTCCCAAAGTAGATGCCGTGTTTGTAGGCACTGGGGATCTGTTCGCTGCTATGCTGCTGGCGTGGACGCACCGACACCCTAATGACCTCAAA AAAGCCTGTGAGAAGACGGTTTCTGTGATGCAGCATGTCATTAAGAGGACCATCACCTACGCCACGG AGGTGGCTGGTCCTGACCGGAGACCGAGTCCTGCACAGCTGGAGCTGAGAATGGTGCAGAGTAAAGCAGACATTGAAGATCCTGCCGTAACGGTCAATGCTGTGGTGCTCTAG